The DNA region ACCGTCGACTCCAAAATCGTCATCTATCGGAACGCTCTCCCCCGCGAATTCTCCAAGGAAGGGCTGGCGGAGGCCGATCGGATCGGCGAAGACATTTCGCCGATCGAGATCGCCCGGCGTAAAGATCTGCGGGCCCTCCCTTTCGTCACGATCGACGGCGAAGACGCCCGCGATCACGACGACGCGGTGGCGCTCGAATCGGACGGAGTCCTCTGGATCGCGATCGCGGATGTGGGTCATTATGTCGCCTCCGACTCCGCGCTGGATCGCGACGCTCTGGAGCGCGGAAACAGTTATTACTTTCCCGACACGGTCCTTCCGATGCTTCCGGAACGTCTTTCCAACCGAATCTGCAGTCTTCGTCCCAACGAAGACCGCTTGGTCCTAGCGGCGCGTGTCACGATTACGCCCGACGGGACGCTCTCCGGAGCCGAACTTTTCGAGGGGATCATCCGGTCACGAGCGCGGCTGACCTACGAGGGCGTCGACCGTGCCCTCGAATTCGGCCAGGATGAGACGGTTCCTCCCGAACTGCTCCCGATGCTTCGAAAGATGCTCGGCGTGACGACCGCTCTGTTCGAAAAACGGATCAGCGAAGGAGGCATCGACTTCGATCTCTCCGAAACCCGGGTCGTTCTCAATCAGCACGGCGAAGTGACGGAGATGGCCAGGCGTGTGCGGACCCCTTCGCAGCGAATCGTGGAAGAGTTGATGCTCGCCGCCAATCGAGGCGTGGCCTGGGTCCTCACGAGCGCCGGTTATCCCGTCGTCTACCGCGTGCACGACCGCCCCGAGGAGGGGAAGTTGATGGACTTTGTGAACCTCCTTCGAAATTACGGGTACAAAGTAAAATTCACGCCTCGAAAGGCGGACCCGAGAGAGTTGGACGAGATCCTCCATCGATTCAACGGCGACCCTCGAAGCCGGGTCTTTTCATACTTGGCGCTCCGTTCGATGTCCCAGGCGGTCTACGCGACCAAGAACATCGGCCACTACGGCCTCGGGTTTACGCATTACGCCCATTTCACATCGCCGATCCGCCGATATGCCGATCTGATCGTCCACCGCGTTGTCCGACGTTATCTACACAAGGGGAGCCGGGGAAACGAAACTCTTTTCCCTCCGGCGTACGGGTCGCTCGAAAACGTGGCGCTCCAAATATCGGAGCGAGAACGGGTGGCTCAAACCGCCGAACGGGAGATTCGAAAACTGAAGGCGATCCGTTTCTTTCTCGAAAAACGGGGGAAAGAGTATTCCGGGTTCATCGTCGGAATGGTTCCGCGCGGATTTTTCGTCGAACTGGACGAACACTCCGTGGACGGTTTCGTCCATGTCGATCGCATGGGGCGGGAGAGATATTTCTTTTCCGAGGCGGAGATGGTGTTCCGGAGTTCGCGCGGATCCCGAGTGTTCCGCCTGGGCGCCCCCGTGACGGTCAAAGTCTTTGAAGCCTCAATACGGGAGTTCCGCCTCGATTTCAGCCTCGTCGAGCGGTCCTAATATCGTGAGCCCGGGGTAGCTTGCTAACATAGGCCCCCGCGGCGCCCGGATGGCAAGGCGCGACGACGAAGGCGTACTTGCAAAAGCTGTACGTCGAGGAGGAGCAACGCAGCCAGCCGGGATGCAGCGGCGGCCGTGGCACCGCGCCTTGATTTCCCGTCCGCGGTAGGCGAGGATCCGGGCCGGTGGCGCAAGCGGCAAAACGCTCGATTTTAAGTCCCATTAATCTTCCGAAAATCAATCGGACGTACAAGAACATCAACCGGATCCGCCAGATCCTCGGCGTTCTGGGCCGCCACGGATTCTCTCAACTGATCCACACGATCGGCCTCGAAAAACTCCTCCCCTTTTCAAAGAAAGGGGCCGAGCAAAAAGAATTCCATCGGTCGATGTCCGATCGGCTCTGCCTGGCGTTTGAAGAGTTGGGGCCGACGTTCATCAAGTTCGGCCAGATGCTCGCCTCCCGCCCAGACCTCGTGACGCCGGAATTTTCGCAAAGCTTCAAGCGGCTGCAGGACGACGTGCAACCGATCCCCGTCGACCAGATTCGAAACGTCGTGGAAACCGAGCTGGACGGAAAGATCGAAACGCTTTTCTCGAACTTTGAACCCTCGGCGCTGGCGGCCGCCAGTATCGCTCAGGTGCATCGCGCGACCTTGAGCGACGGAAAAGACGTGGTGGTCAAAGTACAGAGGCCCGGC from Bdellovibrionota bacterium includes:
- a CDS encoding VacB/RNase II family 3'-5' exoribonuclease — translated: MKQCLSKRTGVVPIPQLSINDIRNHLNGDRYRPQTYREICSDLRARGSDRSRIKRFLLELERRGEIVKRRNHRYSPVLSDKTGPGRFPSRRPVRKRKGSALNMDRAPTVPDIVVGQVRPGHDGLHQVVPFGRRVPYTVFVQPPLPRSFPLQEDPVIAVQIDRERSSHDRLRGRLLANLGVLKNPTVDSKIVIYRNALPREFSKEGLAEADRIGEDISPIEIARRKDLRALPFVTIDGEDARDHDDAVALESDGVLWIAIADVGHYVASDSALDRDALERGNSYYFPDTVLPMLPERLSNRICSLRPNEDRLVLAARVTITPDGTLSGAELFEGIIRSRARLTYEGVDRALEFGQDETVPPELLPMLRKMLGVTTALFEKRISEGGIDFDLSETRVVLNQHGEVTEMARRVRTPSQRIVEELMLAANRGVAWVLTSAGYPVVYRVHDRPEEGKLMDFVNLLRNYGYKVKFTPRKADPRELDEILHRFNGDPRSRVFSYLALRSMSQAVYATKNIGHYGLGFTHYAHFTSPIRRYADLIVHRVVRRYLHKGSRGNETLFPPAYGSLENVALQISERERVAQTAEREIRKLKAIRFFLEKRGKEYSGFIVGMVPRGFFVELDEHSVDGFVHVDRMGRERYFFSEAEMVFRSSRGSRVFRLGAPVTVKVFEASIREFRLDFSLVERS